Proteins from one Erysipelothrix larvae genomic window:
- a CDS encoding septation ring formation regulator EzrA gives MLKASDIVNFIQKPIFWMSLLSVIAILAFVVGRRAYKKKQLKRQFERIEVMYNELISIPLSFKINKSNSLIKINKELEKEVTEIKAEYDTVNSYHNDIIALMGEVEDLIQFGKLSIASKSIVDLQDMLGESLTSTHDLDHRLNSVLEQETQQRVEITTQKDRFRKIKAQLMSNESMYADSFGILESQTRDIEQLFSTFEEWMFASDFEKAKELNIQISKEIDDYEYRINTIPKLYEKAKGIIPHLLDSVSSVFQNARSFGVYLSHLEVPKNIGFVSESLKEDLVRINYGDIERADENLDELITRLEQITEHIQKEAKSHEEMVVTSRQIYEVIDELIEAIGHLDKQRGLIASRFDIKDFESRLDSCETRIGELNEKRNHVVRMIDEEKIPATSIVIAIREITQDCQILAADFDVLSKEVSQANADELRARQQLMKLYLIINDVQVRIKRRSFPEISEEYEQDVRHAKQYARQVNDLLDQEVLDVGRLNATVAEAIDFTYKLHNNVNNLVGVVDMCENAIVYANRYRAYIAEIDTELTRAEIAFNNGEYTQSLKTIIQTIDKYRPDGSYEELIQKNAQSAK, from the coding sequence ATGTTAAAAGCAAGTGATATAGTTAATTTTATTCAGAAACCTATTTTTTGGATGAGTCTGTTGAGTGTTATCGCCATCTTAGCATTTGTTGTGGGAAGACGTGCTTATAAGAAAAAACAATTGAAACGACAATTTGAACGAATCGAAGTGATGTATAATGAATTGATTAGTATTCCACTTTCGTTCAAAATTAATAAATCGAATAGTCTAATAAAAATTAATAAAGAACTCGAAAAAGAAGTAACAGAGATTAAAGCCGAGTATGATACAGTCAATTCCTATCATAATGATATTATTGCATTGATGGGAGAGGTTGAGGATTTGATTCAATTTGGAAAACTATCCATAGCAAGTAAGTCAATTGTTGATTTACAAGATATGCTTGGCGAAAGTTTGACATCAACCCATGATTTAGATCACCGCTTGAATTCTGTTTTAGAACAAGAAACACAACAACGTGTTGAAATCACAACACAGAAAGATCGATTTAGAAAAATAAAGGCTCAATTAATGAGCAACGAGTCCATGTATGCAGATAGTTTTGGCATTTTGGAATCACAAACCCGTGATATTGAGCAACTCTTTTCTACCTTTGAAGAATGGATGTTTGCCTCTGATTTTGAGAAAGCTAAAGAGTTGAACATTCAGATTTCAAAAGAAATCGATGATTATGAATACCGCATCAATACAATTCCTAAATTATATGAAAAAGCGAAAGGAATCATTCCGCATCTTTTGGACTCAGTGTCATCAGTGTTTCAAAATGCGCGATCCTTTGGCGTCTATTTGAGTCATTTGGAAGTTCCTAAGAATATTGGGTTTGTTTCAGAGTCTTTAAAAGAAGACTTAGTGCGCATTAACTATGGTGATATTGAACGTGCAGATGAAAATTTGGATGAATTGATTACACGTCTTGAACAAATTACAGAACACATTCAAAAAGAAGCGAAGTCTCATGAAGAAATGGTTGTGACCTCGCGCCAAATTTATGAAGTGATTGATGAACTTATTGAAGCAATCGGACATTTAGATAAACAACGTGGACTTATTGCATCACGATTTGATATTAAAGATTTTGAATCACGCTTGGATTCATGTGAAACCCGCATTGGTGAACTTAACGAAAAACGTAACCATGTGGTGCGTATGATTGATGAAGAAAAAATACCTGCAACTTCGATTGTCATTGCAATCCGAGAAATAACCCAAGATTGTCAAATTCTTGCAGCTGATTTTGATGTGTTAAGTAAAGAGGTGTCGCAAGCTAATGCAGATGAACTCAGAGCACGTCAACAACTCATGAAGTTGTATCTCATTATTAATGATGTCCAAGTCCGAATTAAACGCAGAAGTTTTCCAGAAATTTCTGAAGAATATGAACAAGATGTACGGCATGCAAAACAATATGCACGTCAAGTTAATGATTTACTCGACCAAGAAGTCTTGGATGTTGGACGCTTAAATGCGACAGTAGCAGAAGCCATTGACTTTACCTACAAACTTCACAACAATGTAAACAATCTTGTGGGTGTGGTTGATATGTGCGAAAATGCGATTGTATATGCAAACCGATATCGAGCGTATATTGCGGAAATTGATACGGAGTTAACCCGTGCAGAAATTGCATTTAACAATGGGGAATATACACAAAGTTTGAAAACTATTATTCAAACAATTGATAAATATCGCCCGGACGGTTCTTATGAGGAGTTGATTCAAAAGAATGCCCAAAGTGCAAAATAA
- the rpsD gene encoding 30S ribosomal protein S4, translating to MARIKGPVWKKSRRLSFSVLETGEELRRRDYAPGQHGKARRAKLSNYGLQLREKQRVRFMYGVSEKQFYNTYLRATKMDGVTGHNFFNLLESRLDNVVYRMNLARTRRGARQLVNHGHILVDGKKVDIPSYRVTPGQTIELREKSRNLESVKDALAANVGRVDYVTFDENTMKGTFTRLPERSELNQEINEALIVEFYNR from the coding sequence ATGGCAAGAATTAAAGGTCCAGTATGGAAGAAATCTCGTCGTCTTAGCTTCTCAGTTTTAGAAACTGGTGAAGAACTACGCCGTCGCGACTATGCCCCAGGGCAACACGGTAAAGCACGTCGTGCAAAATTATCAAACTACGGTTTACAATTACGTGAAAAACAACGTGTACGTTTTATGTATGGTGTTTCTGAAAAACAATTCTACAACACATACCTACGTGCAACAAAAATGGATGGTGTGACTGGTCACAACTTCTTCAACTTACTAGAATCTCGTCTAGATAATGTTGTTTACAGAATGAACTTAGCACGCACACGTCGTGGTGCGCGTCAATTAGTTAACCACGGTCATATCTTAGTTGATGGAAAGAAAGTTGATATTCCTTCATACAGAGTAACACCGGGTCAAACAATTGAATTACGTGAAAAATCACGTAACTTGGAAAGTGTTAAAGATGCATTGGCTGCAAATGTTGGCCGCGTAGATTACGTAACTTTTGATGAAAACACAATGAAAGGTACATTCACTCGTTTACCAGAACGTAGCGAATTAAACCAAGAAATTAACGAAGCGCTTATCGTTGAATTCTACAACCGTTAA